The proteins below are encoded in one region of Methanocalculus alkaliphilus:
- a CDS encoding FmdE family protein — protein sequence MKAQDDKKALLEALIQFHGHLCGGLAFATRVCEKATNELGVQGNDGKDLQAVIETSEACGIDAIQVITGCTSGKGNLNINDYGKHAYTFINRRNGEAIRILRHRDFDLEKIDPVVAKLRKAVFSGEATEEERKIFDQRMGKVADVILSMPEEELFTVRRFQTEVMKKTKAFEQAECSRCKEMVAVNRLNKRDGERLCIPCSDERM from the coding sequence ATGAAAGCACAGGATGACAAAAAGGCCCTATTGGAGGCACTGATCCAGTTCCATGGCCATCTCTGCGGCGGACTTGCCTTTGCCACACGGGTCTGCGAGAAGGCAACAAACGAACTTGGAGTGCAGGGCAATGATGGCAAAGATCTACAGGCAGTGATTGAGACGAGTGAAGCCTGCGGAATCGATGCCATCCAGGTGATCACCGGATGCACCTCTGGAAAAGGGAACCTGAACATCAATGATTACGGGAAGCACGCCTATACCTTCATCAACAGGCGAAACGGGGAGGCGATCCGGATACTCAGACACCGGGACTTTGATCTCGAGAAGATCGATCCCGTCGTCGCAAAACTCAGAAAAGCGGTCTTCTCAGGTGAGGCTACCGAAGAAGAACGGAAGATATTCGACCAGAGGATGGGAAAGGTGGCGGATGTCATCCTCTCGATGCCCGAGGAAGAACTCTTTACCGTCCGGCGTTTCCAGACAGAAGTTATGAAGAAGACAAAAGCCTTTGAACAGGCAGAATGCTCCCGTTGTAAAGAGATGGTTGCTGTAAACCGGCTAAATAAGAGAGATGGTGAGCGTCTCTGCATCCCCTGTTCAGATGAGAGGATGTAG
- a CDS encoding winged helix-turn-helix transcriptional regulator yields MCRDTPSQTICPLRGILPLLSKKWALPIITTVGMAGSIRFTDIERILVGISPKTLTDTLSDLLAEGLLNRSFHAETPPRVEYSLTAEGAALCFAMQPLIEWAADRKGSGRRECLPACRVDGAENLCATHSEST; encoded by the coding sequence ATGTGCAGGGATACGCCCTCTCAAACCATCTGTCCGCTTCGGGGCATTCTCCCGCTCCTTTCGAAGAAGTGGGCACTCCCGATCATCACGACAGTGGGGATGGCAGGCAGTATCCGATTCACCGATATCGAGCGGATACTGGTAGGAATCAGCCCGAAAACCCTCACCGATACCCTCTCGGATCTTCTGGCTGAAGGCCTGCTGAACCGGAGCTTCCATGCAGAGACCCCTCCACGGGTGGAGTATTCGCTGACTGCTGAGGGTGCGGCTCTCTGCTTCGCGATGCAGCCGCTGATCGAGTGGGCAGCAGATCGGAAAGGATCAGGGCGGCGGGAGTGCCTGCCCGCATGTCGGGTAGATGGGGCAGAGAATCTCTGTGCCACCCATTCCGAGAGTACCTGA